A genome region from Festucalex cinctus isolate MCC-2025b chromosome 17, RoL_Fcin_1.0, whole genome shotgun sequence includes the following:
- the LOC144005450 gene encoding uncharacterized protein LOC144005450 isoform X2, translating into MAPVWLVVVLAHAVLMDIGFCFPPGPAESDAGLQKGVSSDVSLKRFYDLLKSLDSALMHQDASGNMTEDHASGNMTEDHASGNMTEDHASGNMTEDHASGNMTEDHASGNMTEDHASGNMTEDHASPNMTEDHTSPNMTEDHASPNMTEDHASPNMTEDHASPNMTEDHASPNMTEDHASPNMTEDHASPNMTEDHASPNMTEDHASPNMSHLASDMGAYQNDDDPMASLVVDV; encoded by the exons ATGGCTCCTGTTTGGCTTGTTGTTGTGTTGGCTCATGCTGTTTTAATGGATATAG GCTTTTGTTTTCCACCTGGACCAGCTGAATCTGATGCAGGCCTTCAAAAAG GTGTGTCTTCTGATGTTTCGCTGAAGCGGTTTTATGACCTTCTCAAATCTTTGGACTCTGCATTGATGCACCAAG ATGCCAGCGGCAACATGaccgaggaccacgccagcggcaacatgac cgaggaccacgccagcggcaacatgaccgaggaccacgccagcggcaacatgaccgaggaccacgccagcggcaacatgaccgaggaccacgccagcggcaacatgaccgaggaccacgccagcggcaacatgaccgaggaccacgccagccccaacatgaccgAGGACCAcaccagccccaacatgaccgaggaccacgccagccccaacatgaccgaggaccacgccagccccaacatgaccgaggaccacgccagccccaacatgaccgaggaccacgccagccccaacatgaccgaggaccacgccagccccaacatgaccgaggaccacgccagccccaacatgaccgaggaccacgccagccccaacatgaccgaggaccacgccagccccaacatgagtCATCTGGCAAGTGACATGGGCGCCTACCAGAATGATGACGACCCTATGGCCAGTCTGGTGGTTGATGTATGA
- the LOC144005450 gene encoding uncharacterized protein LOC144005450 isoform X1 — protein sequence MAPVWLVVVLAHAVLMDIGFCFPPGPAESDAGLQKGVSSDVSLKRFYDLLKSLDSALMHQDASGNMTEDHASGNMTEDHASPNMTEDHASPNMTEDHASPNMTEDHAIPNMTEDHASGNMTEDHASGNMTEDHASGNMTEDHASGNMTEDHASGNMTEDHASPNMTEDHTSPNMTEDHASPNMTEDHASPNMTEDHASPNMTEDHASPNMTEDHASPNMTEDHASPNMTEDHASPNMTEDHASPNMSHLASDMGAYQNDDDPMASLVVDV from the exons ATGGCTCCTGTTTGGCTTGTTGTTGTGTTGGCTCATGCTGTTTTAATGGATATAG GCTTTTGTTTTCCACCTGGACCAGCTGAATCTGATGCAGGCCTTCAAAAAG GTGTGTCTTCTGATGTTTCGCTGAAGCGGTTTTATGACCTTCTCAAATCTTTGGACTCTGCATTGATGCACCAAG ATGCCAGCGGCAACATGaccgaggaccacgccagcggcaacatgacggaggaccacgccagccccaacatgaccgaggaccacgccagccccaacatgaccgaggaccacgccagccccaacatgaccgAGGACCACGCCATCCCCAACATGaccgaggaccacgccagcggcaacatgaccgaggaccacgccagcggcaacatgaccgaggaccacgccagcggcaacatgaccgaggaccacgccagcggcaacatgaccgaggaccacgccagcggcaacatgaccgaggaccacgccagccccaacatgaccgAGGACCAcaccagccccaacatgaccgaggaccacgccagccccaacatgaccgaggaccacgccagccccaacatgaccgaggaccacgccagccccaacatgaccgaggaccacgccagccccaacatgaccgaggaccacgccagccccaacatgaccgaggaccacgccagccccaacatgaccgaggaccacgccagccccaacatgaccgaggaccacgccagccccaacatgagtCATCTGGCAAGTGACATGGGCGCCTACCAGAATGATGACGACCCTATGGCCAGTCTGGTGGTTGATGTATGA